One segment of Trichlorobacter ammonificans DNA contains the following:
- a CDS encoding aspartate carbamoyltransferase catalytic subunit: MEFRHKHIIALRDLSKDDIELLLATAESMREVNSRDIKKVPTLRGRTIINLFYESSTRTRTSFEIAGKRLSADTINISPSTSSATKGETLADTALNLLAMKPDIIVMRHAVSGSHYFLANKINCSIINAGDGAHEHPSQGLLDMLTMKDRFGRLDGLKVAIVGDITHSRVARSNIQGLTKMGSQVFLAGPPTMMPPGVEKLGNVTVCGTMKEAISDADVVMMLRIQQERQGKTLMPNAREYSRYFGLNPDNLKLAKPNAMVMHPGPINRGVEMSSYVVDGDQSHILRQVENGVAVRMAMLYHVCGGELE; the protein is encoded by the coding sequence ATGGAGTTCAGGCACAAGCATATCATCGCCTTGCGCGACCTGTCGAAGGACGATATCGAATTGCTGCTTGCCACCGCTGAAAGCATGCGGGAAGTGAACAGTCGCGACATCAAAAAGGTACCGACCCTGCGGGGCAGGACCATCATTAACCTGTTTTATGAATCCTCCACCCGCACCCGCACATCGTTTGAAATTGCGGGCAAACGACTCTCCGCCGATACGATCAATATTTCTCCGTCAACCAGTTCCGCCACCAAAGGGGAAACCCTGGCCGACACGGCGTTGAACCTGCTGGCCATGAAGCCGGATATTATCGTGATGCGCCACGCGGTTTCCGGCTCCCACTACTTTCTGGCCAACAAGATTAACTGTTCCATCATCAACGCCGGTGACGGTGCCCATGAGCATCCGTCTCAGGGGTTGCTGGACATGCTGACCATGAAGGATCGTTTCGGCCGCCTGGACGGCCTGAAGGTGGCCATTGTCGGCGACATAACTCACAGCCGGGTAGCCCGCTCCAACATCCAGGGGCTGACCAAGATGGGTTCCCAGGTTTTCCTGGCAGGCCCCCCCACCATGATGCCGCCGGGGGTGGAAAAGCTGGGGAACGTCACGGTCTGCGGCACCATGAAGGAGGCGATTTCTGATGCCGACGTGGTGATGATGCTGCGCATCCAACAGGAGCGCCAGGGCAAGACCCTGATGCCCAATGCCCGTGAATATTCCCGTTACTTCGGTCTCAATCCGGACAACCTCAAGCTGGCCAAGCCGAATGCCATGGTAATGCACCCAGGGCCCATCAACCGCGGCGTGGAGATGTCCTCCTACGTGGTGGACGGCGACCAGTCCCACATTCTCAGGCAGGTGGAGAACGGTGTGGCGGTGCGGATGGCGATGCTGTACCACGTCTGCGGCGGAGAGCTGGAGTAG
- the pyrR gene encoding bifunctional pyr operon transcriptional regulator/uracil phosphoribosyltransferase PyrR, which translates to MTDPSVRTVILDSSGIRRALTRISHEILEKNKGLSDVVLIGIQSGGAHLAREISRCMEIIEGERVQTGSVDITLYRDDFKSQTPHKSVGKTDIAFSLEGKRVVLVDDVLYTGRTIRAAMDALMDYGRPTCIQLAVLIDRGHRELPIRPDYVGRNVPTSQKENVEVLFDDKLQPLEVILEK; encoded by the coding sequence ATGACCGATCCAAGCGTACGAACCGTCATTCTTGACAGCAGCGGCATCCGCAGAGCACTCACCCGGATATCCCACGAAATTCTGGAGAAGAACAAAGGGCTTTCCGATGTGGTGCTGATCGGCATCCAGTCCGGCGGCGCCCACTTGGCGCGGGAAATATCCCGCTGCATGGAAATTATCGAAGGGGAACGGGTGCAGACCGGCTCTGTGGATATCACCCTCTATCGGGATGATTTCAAAAGCCAGACGCCGCACAAGTCGGTGGGTAAGACCGATATCGCCTTCTCCCTGGAAGGAAAGCGGGTGGTGCTGGTCGATGATGTGCTCTATACCGGACGCACCATCCGGGCCGCCATGGACGCCTTGATGGACTACGGCAGGCCGACCTGCATTCAACTGGCGGTGCTGATTGACCGGGGACACCGTGAACTGCCGATTCGCCCCGACTACGTGGGCCGTAACGTCCCCACCAGCCAGAAGGAGAATGTCGAGGTGTTGTTCGACGACAAACTGCAACCGCTTGAGGTCATTCTGGAAAAATAG
- a CDS encoding ComEA family DNA-binding protein yields MSRQRIAMLVVIAAATGYLLLTGRHCGISSAVAARAVSVEPATWVGISGDVRFPGLFPIGANNMTTTAILLTEPYCSLSLNLSMPNSPLGGRVRVVCPQPPGDAVIEYLPLAVNEQLLLNIPLDLNRVTAAHLEKIPGIGPVMAERIIQSRQKNGGFSSVSELNMVEGIGDATVRRLSRYLQVVDTKRKY; encoded by the coding sequence ATGAGCCGGCAGCGGATCGCCATGCTGGTGGTTATTGCCGCTGCAACCGGCTACCTGTTGCTGACGGGCCGTCATTGCGGGATCTCTTCCGCGGTGGCGGCCCGTGCCGTTTCAGTTGAGCCGGCCACCTGGGTCGGTATTTCGGGTGACGTCCGTTTTCCCGGCCTGTTCCCCATTGGTGCCAACAATATGACGACCACAGCCATTTTATTGACGGAGCCATATTGTTCGCTTTCCCTGAATCTTTCCATGCCGAATTCACCGCTTGGAGGGCGGGTGCGGGTGGTCTGCCCCCAGCCCCCGGGAGATGCCGTCATAGAATACCTGCCCCTTGCTGTCAACGAGCAGTTACTTTTGAATATTCCGCTGGACCTCAATCGTGTCACAGCCGCTCACCTGGAAAAAATTCCGGGAATCGGCCCGGTCATGGCGGAGCGCATCATACAGAGCCGCCAAAAAAATGGCGGTTTTTCCTCTGTTTCTGAGCTGAACATGGTGGAGGGGATCGGGGATGCGACCGTGCGCCGCTTGTCCAGATACCTGCAAGTAGTCGATACCAAAAGAAAATATTAA